The sequence ATCGTCGCGTTCTTGATGACGCTGGCGTTCATCCCCAACCCACACTACATCGCGAAACCGAAGGGCGGCATCGATTGGGTCGGACTCGGACTGCTGACGGCCGGGCTCGCCTCGCTGCAGTTCGTGCTCGAGCAGGGCGAACGCGACGACTGGTTCCAGTCGCAGACGATTATCCTCTTCACGGTGATCGCCGTCGTCGCGCTGATCGTCTTCGTGCTCAAGACCTTGCGCGACAAACATCCGCTGGTCAACCTGCGGGTCTTCAAGTTCCGATCTTTCTCGGTCGGCTCGTTCCTGGGCATCATCATGGGATTCGGGCTCTTCGGCACGGCGTTGATCTTGCCGCTGTTCTTTCAGACGATCCTCGGCATGACCGCGTTCGACACGGGCATGGCGCTAGCGCCGGGAGCGATCGCGACCGCGATCTCCATGCTGATCATCGGGCGGATCCTCAACCGCGTCGACGGACGGTGGTCGATCGTCTTCGGGACCCTGCTCTTCGCTTGGTCCACGTGGCTGCTCGGCGGACTGACGGTGCAGGCCGGCTATTGGGACGTTTTCTGGCCGCGCGTCGTGCAGGGGTTCGCGCTCGGCTTTATGTTCGTACCGCTCACGACGATCGCGCTCAGCGACGTGCCGGTGCCGGAGCTCGCGAACGCCACCGGAGTCTTTACGCTGCTGCGCCAGCTTGGGGGGAGCCTCGGCATCGCGATCCTCACCACCATGTTGACGCACGAGACGGCGATCGCGTGGAACGTGCTCGCGTCGGGGGTCACGCAGACGCACGGATACCCAACGACGCTGCTGACGCAGCTGGTCGCGCAGCAGTCGGCGATGATCGCCTACAACTATCTCTTCCGTTGGACGGCGATCGTGTTCGTGCTCTCCACGCCGCTGATCTTCTTGGTCCACCGCCAGCGCCCGAGCGCGCAGCTCGCGGCGGCCGGCGCCGAGTAATTAGCGCCGCGATCCGACGCTGACCGTTACTCCGAATGCGTAGTAGGCGTTGGTGATCAGTTTGGAGTCGAGGCCACCCTTCGGATACGGGTAGAACGCGACTTCCGTGCCCGACGCAACAATCAGCGTCGAGCCCAAAATCCAAAAGCCGGTACCGACGCCGGGGCCGTCGAGCACCGTTCTGCCGATGCGTTTGTGTAGCGCATAGCGGCTCAGGTCGTACGGACTCTGCGGAATCGCTAAGCGTTTGCCGTCCCAGGCGATGCCGAAATCCGCGTACCCGAACGGGACG is a genomic window of Candidatus Binatia bacterium containing:
- a CDS encoding DHA2 family efflux MFS transporter permease subunit, which translates into the protein MRAAAISQHDSTPVALITITVMLGLIMAIIDSTIVNVAISTIGGNLGATVDEVAWVATGYILANVVVMPLNGWLTALLGRKTFYALSLALFTVASFFCGTARSIWVLVFYRVIQGLGGGALQPTAQAILFETFPAERRGAAMAIFGMGAMVGPAIGPALGGWIVDNASWPLIFYINIPIGIVAFLMTLAFIPNPHYIAKPKGGIDWVGLGLLTAGLASLQFVLEQGERDDWFQSQTIILFTVIAVVALIVFVLKTLRDKHPLVNLRVFKFRSFSVGSFLGIIMGFGLFGTALILPLFFQTILGMTAFDTGMALAPGAIATAISMLIIGRILNRVDGRWSIVFGTLLFAWSTWLLGGLTVQAGYWDVFWPRVVQGFALGFMFVPLTTIALSDVPVPELANATGVFTLLRQLGGSLGIAILTTMLTHETAIAWNVLASGVTQTHGYPTTLLTQLVAQQSAMIAYNYLFRWTAIVFVLSTPLIFLVHRQRPSAQLAAAGAE